GAAAAACTAGTCGGTGGTTTCAACCATTCCAAATTAGACAAAAGAAATGTATTGGAAAGTTAGGCCAAGAATGCAATATTTTTATTTCTATGCATTAAGTTTTTGCTTTATGTTTCAGTGAGGATGAGGCTGAGGAGACCAATGGAAATGCTCCAAGCGATGTAGAGTACGACCCAAAtaaggaggagaagaaagaggtgGGTCTGTTCAGAGGCTCTTATCAGTTTTAATAAATATTGTTTATTGAAGCCAACTAACATGGTAATTTTGTTTTTTAGCTGGGCGCAGCGCCTGAGAAACAGGAGCCAAAACCACTGGCAGTGGTACAGAAGGTAGCTTTCGAATTCCAAATATTTTCATTACCATTTCAATAGAAACCTACAACATTCATATTAAATTGACACTACTTTTGATGGTTCGACTTTTTAACCTAAATCTATTCCTTCACGTCTAGCCGACTACTGGCGTGGCAGAGAAATTGACCCACGTCAAAAAAGAACCCCAGGGTCCTCCAGGGAAGAACCTGCACCGTGCTAAGAAGAAGCCTCCTAAAGGAATGCATCTGAGCCAGGGAGACGTAGCTGCAATGTCCACCAGCACCCCCGCTGCAGTCGGTGTGCTGCGGCAAATGGACATGGAGCTGGTTGGCATCAAACGGCAGGTTAGTGCACGGTCTTAACATTCATCTTCTGTGACAGCGTTTCCTATCCATTGATGAGTCAATTTTGTGTCAATCATgtattgatgtcaatgggagatttGTGTGGAAATTAAGAACGAAGCCTGTGTACCTAGAGTGTCTTTAGGGTGACGAGTTAACCTGGACATTTTTCCTGAATGAGTTTTATCCCCTTCTAGATCCAGAGCATCAAACAGAATAACAGTGCCCTGAAAGAGAAGCTTGATGTGGGAGTAGACAACTTCAGAGTACCTGAGGTAATGCTATTGCTGACCTAAAGTTCTGACCATCTCATTTTACCTTCTCCATAGAATTAAAGGTGCATTATGCAGAAAGGCTAACCTCTACGAGCCATAATTTCAgtctgtgacaaaacaagcaagtatagtgtggaGAACCattttaccatctaaactgctgtgaaatatatttttcagaaccaaaaatattgtatttgtagctgtttgaagctggtgtgcaAAACCGGAAGTAAAAGACACAATAACGAAAcataagaacgggaagcataggaATAGTGCATGtgcatagaacatatctactaattcttagacttgctttcaataagTGACAGATCTATAACGTACATTTGGTCAGATCGCCCAAAAAGGGACATGTTGCAGCTTAAATGTTACTATTGTTTTGCATAGTGATGGGAAAACAAAGCTTTCTGAAGCATGGACGCTTTCCAGCCAATTGCCGAAAAATAGGTTTATTGCGCAAAGCGTTGATCACCCTAGTGGCATCTGCTGGTCAAAAGAATTTAGAGCTGCCAAATGATTATAGTTTACGTCACGCATGCCGTAGTGCAGAGACAGCGCTGAGATGTCTAGCAGTTGTAATGTTTTCAAGTACTATGTATTTTAAATCTACATTATTCATTATGTTTGAAATTGGGTCCCATTTCCCAGCTCAATAGACGCTAGCGGCTCTCAAAATCCACCTACACACAACTTTCGGCAGCCAACCCTCGAAATGAAAGGGGTTTCGCTTCCTTTTGTCTTCAACCAAtgccaaaccaatcaggtggtttGCGACAAAACAATGTTTCGGATGTCGTTGATGACATGCTTCAGATAAAGTGATATGGGTATCGGCACACTGCTTTGAAGTAAACTGCTTTGCGGTTTCAATGCATGCTCCGGTATCAAACGTAGCATCACTAGTCTTGTAATACACTTTGACCTGTCATGTTGCTTGTATGTTTGACCATTTTATGTCTCAGGTGAACCAGAAGTTTAACACTCGCTGGACAACAGAGGAGCAACTGCTTGCTGTACAAGGTAATAGATTGCAAGTGCAACAGATGGGTTTGGATTTGAGAAAGGGTAGAAAATGGAACCAACTGCAGTGGGGCCCATGTGAAAAGTCagatgataaaaaaatatatattgagttctgtttcactggGGGGGGCCCGGCACATAACAATCTCAAtttgttcaaaatgtattttaattccaTTGTAACCTCTTCCAGCCATCAGAAAATATGGGCGGGACTTCCAGGCTATCTCGGATGTGATTGGCAACAAGTCTGTGGTGCAGGTGAAGAACTTCTTTGTAAACTACCGCCGACGTTTCAACTTGGATGAGGTGCTGCAGGAATGGGAGGCCGAGCACGGGATGGAGGGAGCAgccaagggaggagaggagaaaatggaCACATCACCATCTCCCACTGAGGATGGAGCCACCAACCCTGTGCCGCCAGAGGACCAAAAAGAGGTATGTGATTGTCCACTCTTTGTATTGCAAATCGTCCTCCAACGACCCATATTAAGAAGAAAGAGTGTGTAATTACAGATGTATTGTAATAACTCGCGACCCACCTCACATGCCCAGGTTCGGACCCATAGTTTTTAAGAAACCCTGCTTTAAagatccttaattgaaacaatagcaAGGCGGTCACCCTGCctttgttttggtaaaaagctgagggatggctCTTgacaaatgtaaccactctcaaaatcATAGAccaagctatggatgcaaggactgaccatccatgatataaaaatGATCGTTTTAactgttttgaggctatacaatgTTTGTTTACATGTACGTTGTTTACAAacgttggagtaaaacaagcttctaTTGTGGGtcctgatggggtatgacagttgaacttagctcatgaggcatttagaagttatatttaagcagtaaggcctgagggtgtgtggtatattgccaatataccacggctaagggctgttcttagcaacacaacgcggagtgcctggtacagcccttagctgtggtacagtatattggccatatacaacaaacccccaaggtgccttattgctattataaactggttaccaatgtaattagaacagtaaaaatgttttaggttttgtcatacctgtggtatacggccTGATatgccatggctgtcagccaatcagctttTAGGGCTCAAACCACCAATTTATAATCTTTATGAATCAATGGTTCTATATCATTAAGTCTATAAGCAATTAAGGATTCCAGTCTTTAATTTGAGTTTTGCAAATACTCCCCAATGTTGTTTCTTTACAGGAATCCTCACTAGTGGAAGCACAACAACCTCTAGCATCCTGAGTGGCCAGCCATTTTGGATAATTCTGTTGGCAGAACTCCTCCCTCTGAGATTTTACGTCTGTTCTGAAGAGGCGATGATGAATCTGCACAGGTTACTCCCTGTCTTTGCGGGCCTGTTCAAGAAGGTCATTCCTGTTACCTCATCCCCGATTCAAGGATGTTTTGCAGCTGTCCACCAATTAACTTACAGCACCAGTCTTCAGCCGGACTGACAGTCAAAGTAACCAGAATTATCTGACTGCACTTTATCCCATCCCAGAAAAATCTTCAAATGTAACTTGTTTATGCATCTGGCGCCTTTTACCCTGCCTCGGTCACTCAACATTACAGATGATCCCTGTTATTCAGGCCACAATATCCCTTTGTCATTTTATCCTTCTGCAACCCTCTTTACTTTGTAAAGACTGTTTTTTGTTGTGTAGTATTTAACCGCAGTAGGTCTCGGTATGAACTGACCCTGTGGACTACAATTATTTTGTATTGTGCCCAGCACGCGCTGGAACGAATGTGACGAAGCTGTCTTTGTACACCAGACAGCCATAAAGAAAAACAACCCAAGGAAATACCATTGTAGTGTTGGAGATGGAGAAAAGGTGAGTCAggtgatttttttccccccctGATACACACAGTGCAGAACAAGATGATGGCATTTCCACAGGGCCTTAATGCAAGTTAATACTACACAACAAACTATTTATATTATTCCTTCCAAAACTCTTGTCTGCAGCTGTTTCCTTTACCCCCTAACTAACTTTACCCCCTAACGGGTACTTGTCCCCCCATGGATTTACAAGGAACAGACTGGTGTATGAAGGCTTTAAATCCAGGAGAGGGAGTTAGCGAGACGGGTGCACAGTGTGGGAGTGAAATAGGAAGTCGGAATGCAGAAATTGCCTTGCAGTATTCTACAAACTCCAATCACCATTGGGTACAAAGTAAACACTACAATCTCCCTTCCCTCTGCTTCTATGCGTTACTTACGGTTGAACCTCAGCCCTCCCCTACTGATATACATGCAATGTTTGTCATAAAAGGTTGCTCTTACGGAATGGATGTGCCTCCAGCATAATGCAAGTAGGATTCTGGGATCTTGAAATTGCCATATTCATGGCATGATGAATGTTGTCCCCCCAACCGTACTGAAAAGACTGTACAGACTTATTAAAAACTGACATTACATATAGTAAGTGTAGAACTTAGAATCCCAACAGGCGCTTCCATTGAAGAAATAAACTAGGTGTTGAATTTTAAACGGTAGTGCACTTTTGGTGTTCGGTGTTCAATATTACTCAATTTAAACTAAAGTTAACATGTTCTGGTGCATATTTATAAATAATGCATTAATTGTTCGGATGACAGGTTAAAGAGACGTACAAATAATGTAAAACTTTAAATAGGAGCTGTTCATCATTGAGGGATATCCATTTTCAGTTTACTAGTAACCTCAGGACACACAATAGGGTCAACACAATCATGTTAAAGAATGCTTTTCAGTTGGAAGGAGAGTTGAGTGAGAAGTTCCTTAAGTTGATGAATAGGGAACAAGGCTACAGTAAGCATGTCTCCCCCTGGGCCAAATGAGATTGCTGTGACTAACAAATTTCAGTTAATTACTATAGCTCCCACCTTGGGCCGATCAGTGTAATTTTGAAAATGCCGGGTATCTATGGCAAGACTCATCATTCGCCCAAGTTTCGTCAGAATCGGACCAGTGCTGTCCGAGATATTGCGTGTGACTAACGGACAGACAGAGATCCACAGTCCCCTCCGATTTTCAGCTTGGGGAACaatttttacattttaatttaaACCATTTTGAGTTCTGAAGTGTTTTTATTTGTCATTTCAAACCCTGTCCCTTTCACAACAACTGGCCTATGCTATTCTACCGTTTTTACTGTACTGGTACCATGATTTAGCATACTGTTTTGAaatctttttatatatttatgAAGACATTGTGAATGCCTGAGGTGGGGTTTTAATGAGGTTGTGTGTATTGCTGTCATTTACCATTGTGTATTCAATTTGCCCATCAATTAACTAGACAATAAATTTGAAGGATTTATAGGGACATTTACTGAATGCTCATTTGTCTTTTCCTGCTATTTGTATTTAGCCTGTTCTCATAACTGTTTTGTGCTTTTGCCAACTCTATCGCTCATTGTCAAGTCCAACATTCAGTTTGGCATAATAGCACAAACAGACAGGCACTCTTGTTCTGTCTTTCAGCACACATTTTGTCATAAATATTTCAATTGTGTGGTTTAAGCTGTTTCAATATTGTGCCTGATGTGGGGTTACCATACTATAAaagaccaacagtgaaaacatTGTTGATTTTGTGATGAACAGTTCAAGGAATGGGGCTCCCCAGTGGTgcagcggtgtaaggcactgcatctcagtgttagaggtgtaactacagaccctggttctattccaggctgtatcacaacaggctgtgattgggagtcccatagggcggcacacaattggcccatcatcgttagggtttggccggggtaggccgtcatcgtaaataagaatttgtgcttAACTGACTTGGTTAAAAACGTTATTTTTGAATAAATGCCTTTGCTGAAGAAGGATCAAGTATTGtttgaggacaggaggagaaaataaatgttttactgAATAGGAGGAAATGACTCGTGCTGTAAGTGATGGGTACAGACCATTACAAACAGTAAAATGTCCCACGTTTGTATATGACAGCAATTCCCGTAGTACACTTGATGGTGATGACGACACTGCCATCTAGCGGAAATGCCATACAACACATCATGGCCTACCACTGGCTGACTACAATTTTTTTCTTGACGGGGATTTCCTGAGGAAGTAAGGCCAAAGCAAAGGGGGCTTTCCAACCACTAGACATCAAGACGAGCAAGTCAGCAGCGGCTGCTTTTTCTGGTATATTCCCGTATGGAATTTAGTACATTTTCTTTTAACATTCTGTTTTTAAAATGTCAGCTACCGATCAAAAGCCTCTAGCTGCCTGTTTTAAAACCGGCAGTGTTTGGTCGTTTTCATTGTAAGCGGTTACATTGTGGTGTTCATGAACGTGCCATTCATCGAAGCTCCATTTGTAACATTGTAGCTCCTGGAAAACGGCGTTGCGTTGGCCAACGTTATATCTGATTCATGTAAGTATTGTTGCTAGACGGGATAGCTAATTATAATATAGTGAATTTGACTGTGTAACTATGTCTGTCTGTAGATTGCAACATGTTGAGTAGCCATGCAGTTGTGAGCCAAAACGTGTGTGGAACGAGGGAGGCTTCAAATTGGGGTATGATGTAATTTAAAACATCCATTGTGGTGCACTGAATTGCCTTCACTCAGCCATCTAAACCATGGTAAAAATGTACTAATAATGCCATATTCTAAAAATGTATTATTCCACATGATCACCTTGTCATGTCATTTTACGTTGACATGACATATTATAAGATCTTCAGTTTTACACCAATGCATGTGCAATACATGAATTGCAGTTATGACAAATTGGTTGTCCAAAAATGTACCTCAAGTCATTTGCGTGATTTTCTATTTTGGAGGGTGGTTTCTATTATCGGACACGGTGAACAGTCTTGTAATAGTAAATATTGGGTGCAGAAATATATTTGTATTGAAATATATGCTTATCATATGTCAATAATGCCTTTGAGACATGTCAAACGGTATGCATGTATGCATATGAAACATTGAAAACATTCTTTAATAGAATCACAAGATCACTGATCAGAAAAACATGAATCTGTTCTGGGAAGATTCACCTGTTTCCAAGTTCTCTTGCTTTCAGGTTATAGTGTTCCATGTCGCTAGAAACACGAGCATTtctctgcacctgcgataacatctgcaaatcggtgtatgtgaccaatacacttTGATCTGATTTAGAGCAattagggctgtgacggtcatggaattttggatgacggtAATTGGTCAGCCAAGTAATCGCGGTTGCGGTTACTGTTATAACAGTTAGACGCACATTTTCTCTCATCCTCCGTTCCTGACTGCATGTGTTGCTGCTGGGAGGGGGGCATTGCTTAGACAACTGAAGACTCAtttgctacaacaccttgcttgtttcagcaaAGAGCAACAATGTTTAATCATGTTGCGTAGTCCATGTTACAGCAGAAACAGACTCAACTGCCCGGCCATCccgtcttcagtcagctgttcattccacacaattaaaaaatatatatacatatggtCATGATGgctgttattttattttcatgatgGTCTTTATCCATACCAGTAGTTACATGGTTATGGTAATTGTAAGTGCAATGAAAGGTCACTCAGAGAATTCCCCTACTTGTTtcgtttttgttttgtgatgtcaTGTTACTCAACCAGCATAACAAGACTTGGCTACATATGTATAATGGGAGTGGAGAGACTGCCCTCTGTACCGATATTGTTTGAGTAGAATAGATAGCTGATGCATTTCATGGCCATATGAGAGGATCTCGCCTGAGAAACTATGACATGTAACTGATTTCCCTCGTCTTTTCTTCGTCCGCTGACTGTTAGACACAATGTGTCCTTTCAGCATCAAAGCATTATGACCAggttgaaatactgtagaataatgAGCCTGTTTCTAAAAAGATGTTGGACATTCTCCATGTAAACCTGAGTGTTCAGTGAGTGTTAACAGGGGAAATACCCAATTGAACATAATGCTCAGCGTTTCATCAGAAACAGATTTCCTGTCAAGGAAGATAGACCTGACTAATCTCGTCCCTGGCCCAAATGTACTCGAAACAATCTCAAATTGACTATATGCGTTACTGTAGGTAGGAGATAACGAAGATATCTATCTAGCCTAACCAATCTAAATTTCTAACTTTTGCTGACAGCTTCTATCCAGctgggtctggtgtgtgtgtgtgtgtgtgtgtgtgtgtgtgtgtgtgtgtgtgtgtgtgtgtgtgtgtgtgtgtgagtactaagttgtgtgtgtgtgagtactaagttgtgtgtgtgtgagtactaagttgtgtgtgtagtcagtcagTGGTGATAGACAGGGACATGCCTGTGGAAAAGCCCCTTGAATATCCCAGGAAGTCCCTTGCGAACCACATGAACTGGTCAGCGAATAGCCTAGGCCTAGTCCATTTGCTCATCCAGTGATGATGGTTGGATGGACTTTCAACGTTGAGGGCAGAGTTGTGGAAGTGGCCAGTCTTGATATCCTAACCAGTGTCAGTCTGAATGGGTTCAGTTGTACTATATGAATGAGCCAGTTGAACCATGTGTAACAGGATGTAGAGCTGATGGTTCAGTCATTAGGTCAGAGTTGATCTATAGCTTCTTGGGAACCTTTCTCAGTTCTCCATTTTAACTAGAACCTACTAGTAGAAGTTCATGTTTTTTTGGAATGGTGTATGCTATATTTACATGGGATTTAAGTCAATTGAAGGATGTTCTAGCCTAGATTGCTTGCCCTCCTATGGCTTGCACTCCTAAAGTGAATAACGTTTTGGCAAGTCAATAATAAAGGCTTGGGTCAGTCTAGTTTAAGTTCTGTCCTCTCTATCTAATTTTGGATATGTTTTATTCCAGTCCCAGGCCTTCCTGCTTGTGCACTCCACTCTGCTCCGAGTCAGAGCGGAGATAAAATTAGCCCCAGTTAGCTATGCCTGTTATAAAGGGGTTTCCCAAGGCTTGGCCTGACAGTCGTGAGCTGTTGATGTGGCAATGAATGCtcagcattaacacacacacacacacagctgaaacACCATGTTATGTTTGTCCTGTATGTTGCAACTGTACATTTTATTAAACATTTCtcacctcgtgtgtgtgtgtgtgccctcccCAGGTCATGTCAGCAGGGCGGAATGCGGACGGGCGGGAGCTGCAGATCCCCCTCCAGCAATGCGCTCTCTCCCTGGCCGCTCTCTCCCTGGCCCAGCGCCCCTGGCCCAGCGACCACGTGGCAGGCTTCCTACCCCAGCACGGGGGCTTTAGGGACCACTTCGTAGCCACCCCGGAACCCAAGTACTGCTGTGAGTCCTGCAAGCTGGTGCTCTGCAACCCCAGGCAGACAGAATGCGGACACAGGTTCTGTGAAACCTGCATCTCTGAGCAGCTAAGGTGAGGAGAAGAGATTTTATATTCATGCTGAGTGTGAGAATGAATGGGTATGTTTATTTTTTAGGAAGTTACAGTTGAGAAATTACTGAATTGTCttcttgtcagtgtgtgtgatatGTCAGCTGTCTTTCTGGTAAGATTGGTTTGTCATTCAATGATCATGTGATGATGATTGAGGAATAATGAAGTCATTGGCCACTAGTTGTTAATAGGATGCTTGATTGGACATAAATGATTAGTTAAATCTACTTTACAGCAAACCGAATCCAGTATGTCCAGAAGATAATTTGTCTCTGTTCAAAGACAAGGTAAGACTATGAAAATGATTtgcatcactatcatcatccctATATACCAGCCCCAAGGGGGAGAAAAATgaacgttttttttattttatttttaatttttaactcagtcagggtctcaactaACTGTTGAGAGTtaaaatagtagaatacacaaggtacatttcgaaatttggttgtgcactCAATTAGCCAATATCAGCTACCGTTTTTTTTAGATTGATAAGTTAGTTTAGCGAGCGATCTCAACCCATTTAGTTTATTAGTTACTCATTCACATATCAATTCAaatctgcaaacatttctctccaccctatggcagaatgtgtagaattgcactaAATAACATTTAAAACGTCATCTGACTgcgtgtgggtatggatgtgggtacgcagacccgcGAGCCACTGAGGCCCCTCATGATGTGTTCAGATTTTTGGTGGTCCCcatccccatcaaagttgcccatccctgctataTACCCATTCTAAATGGCCTTGAACATAATCAGTGACAatagtgttgtgtgtgttttgtcaggTCTTCCGTGACGTATGCTGCCGTAGAGAGATTATGGCTCTGAGAGTGTACTGCAGGAGTGAAAAGAACGGCTGTAAGGAGCAGATAAGTTTACAGCAGGTCATGGTAAGTGTCTGACTGGGGAAAATAAAAAGTCCCATTGTTGCACAGTGCACACCGTCGGTATTCAAACTCTGAACTGCAAAAGATCCACCCATTTTGAATGAccgtttagatttttttttttttttatctacaaTTCTCCTTGATGTTAGTCACAGTGGTTGAACATTTCCCATCAACTGTTATGAATTACTATAATAATACGTAACATTTTCTTTACACTCATGATTCCTTTTccttaaatgtaatttttttccCCCCCAGGATCATTTAAATGTGTGTCCGTATTTTGAGGTGCCATGCCCGTTGGGAAAGTGCAAAGAGAAGATGATGCGCAAAGACATTCCTGAACATTTGAGTTGGAAATGTAAACACAGAGAGACCACCtgtgaattctgcatgcagaagaTGGCCATGACTGAGTTACAGGTAACTGGAACCACTACTTGGCAGTACTGCATAAATCAATATTTTTCTTTCACTCTTGAAATATTATGAGTACTGGCAcctaattgtatttttatttaactaggcatatcagttaagaacaaattcttatttacaatgacggcctaccaaaaggcaaaagacctcctgcggggacgggggctgggattaaaaaagaAATAACATATGaatatagaacaaaacacacatcacgccaagagagacaacactacctaaagagagacctaagacaacaacatactgtataaAAGGATATAAAGAGGaccggcacccaaaatgagtactgcAGCGTTTCCCCTATATTCATTTAGCAGAGGCAGCCCAAAAATATGACTGTAGTTTGAAAGAAGTTGCtgactagcattagcgcaatgactggaagtctatgggaacagCTAGCATACTAGTGAAACTACCTCCATTCAAactcacacagagacatacacatggtatccatgagttcatctgactctgggtaagtagaaaagGGGCTTAATTGCCAAATCTtgcactatccctttaagatcAGTGACACGTTACAAGGTATATTTAAAGGAAACAGTGGCGTGAATGAGAGCCATTAGCGCACAGCCACTACTTGCTCCTCATCATCCCCCTACAGTGTAGTGGCGCACATCAGCTATATTTCAGATGTTAACATCATTACATTTTCATGAATTTTGTAGTAGAATGTGTTTTTAAAAAGTCACCAGAATTGACCTTCTCGCTGTCGTTCTGGTACTCCCATGTATTTAAGTCCACCTTATtcactgactataacaacactgtTACTTCCCTAAACAATATCATTGGTTGATGTTGTAGAGCCAGTTCAGTATTTGTGTTCAATGTTTTTTGTGTGAATATTTACTAGGTCTATTTTCTTTCCATAGTGCCAATTTCTCTTTACTTGCTAACTTTTTCAGAAACACAAAGACACCGTTTGTCCTTCATTTCCGGTGGCCTGCCCCAATCACTGTACTTTCCCCTCCATCTTACGGAGCAAAGTAAGGAGTTTATTTTAATGTTCGTAATATAAATTGTATTCATGCAAAACAAGAATGGTCATCTTTCCACTTAACATCAGATGGATGAACATAGTTTTAGATGTTGTGATACAATGGTTGCTCATTTAATTGAGACCACGTTGTACTGCAAATGCTTGATATAGAAGGAAATGATTGGACCTAAATGTGAGTTTCTACTCTCAGCTGACAAGTCATCAACATGAGTGTCCAAAGGCTCATGTCACCTGCTCCTTTATCCGCTTTGGATGTAATTTCAAGGTCAGTCTTCATGATACTATGACTGTTAAAAATGTTCTTAATAATACTATGTTTAATATACGTTCTAATAACATGGCCACTATGAACTCCTTGTGATGGCTCTCCTACTCCGGTGTCTTGCTATTGTGATCATAAGAAAGTGGTGCTACTGTCCCACTGAACACCAACTCAGCCACATTTCGGAGAGCATACAGTAGTTTTAAGCTGGTATGTTACTGATATGATATTCCCTGTTACTCCTCTGTAGGGCCTCAACCAAGACATGAGGGACCATGAATCTAGCTTTGCCTCTGAACACCTGCGGTTGATGGCAACCAGGAACACTACACTGGAGGCCAAGGTACTGCAATTAACTTTAATTTTTATAACCATTTGCCCTGTGTACAATTAGAGGAAACATTTTATGGAATCGGCATAATGAAAATGTTGATTCACACATTTTTGTATGTGCATTTATATGTAACACTAACAACCAAATAAATTTTGGGAAGTACCCGAAATAAATCAATTGGGAGAATTGAAACTAAATGAACCACACAGCTAACTTCATAACAACAACGAACTCTAGGGCTGAATGGTTACTGTAGTTCAGGGTAACGAAGCAGTAATAACAACAGATATTGTTTATCGCTTGTCTAGGTGGAGGATGTTAAAGGAGAGCTTCTGGAGCGGTACAAGGTTCTGCCAGGCCTGAGCAGCCGTCTTTCTGAAACATTGTCTCACTAcgaggagatgagggagaagaATAGACAGCTGGACCAGAAGCTCAATACCATGCAGGTAAAGGTCCAATTCTGTGTCATTATCTAACCTTATCATAAAGATGTAATACTCGCCTTTGGCATACATAATAATACTTGTCTTTGACATGCATCATGACATAATGCACTGTCCTTCAGTCCCATTTACTGATTTCTCAGTTGGAGGTCAAGTCCGGTCATGTAGGGTTGCACGATATATGCAAAACATTAATTGAGATTTTTGTACCAATTATTGTAATTGCGATTTTACTTGCGATtatagatcaaaacacttgggt
The sequence above is a segment of the Salvelinus fontinalis isolate EN_2023a chromosome 15, ASM2944872v1, whole genome shotgun sequence genome. Coding sequences within it:
- the traf3 gene encoding TNF receptor-associated factor 3, whose product is MSAGRNADGRELQIPLQQCALSLAALSLAQRPWPSDHVAGFLPQHGGFRDHFVATPEPKYCCESCKLVLCNPRQTECGHRFCETCISEQLSKPNPVCPEDNLSLFKDKVFRDVCCRREIMALRVYCRSEKNGCKEQISLQQVMDHLNVCPYFEVPCPLGKCKEKMMRKDIPEHLSWKCKHRETTCEFCMQKMAMTELQKHKDTVCPSFPVACPNHCTFPSILRSKLTSHQHECPKAHVTCSFIRFGCNFKGLNQDMRDHESSFASEHLRLMATRNTTLEAKVEDVKGELLERYKVLPGLSSRLSETLSHYEEMREKNRQLDQKLNTMQELMSSHSEKLLEMELELRSLRSVREEVETLRGTVESIRSRVATLEGGRGGANPATHTLETQLSRHDDMLSVHEIRLADMDLRFQVLETASFNGMLIWKIRDYKRRKQEAVASKTLSLYSQPFYTGYFGYKMCARVYLNGDGMGKGTHLSLFFVVMRGEYDALLPWPFKQKVTLMLMDQGPARKHLGDAFKPDPNSSSFRRPTAEMNIASGCPLFVAQTVLENGTYIKDDTIFIKVTVDTSDLPDP
- the rcor1 gene encoding REST corepressor 1 translates to MMEKSGSEMSGKRRGRNTVNNPNKSLATNGNSNNSWEEGSSGSSSDDEHGSGGMRVGTQYQALVPDYDPEIAKAAEERDNLGMLVWLPSPNLAEAKLDEYIAIAKEKHGYNMEQALGMLFWHKHNIEKSLADLPNFTPFPDEWTVEDKVLFEQGFSFHGKTFHRIQQMLPDKSIASLVRFYYSWKKTRSKTSVMDRHARKQKREREQSEDEAEETNGNAPSDVEYDPNKEEKKELGAAPEKQEPKPLAVVQKPTTGVAEKLTHVKKEPQGPPGKNLHRAKKKPPKGMHLSQGDVAAMSTSTPAAVGVLRQMDMELVGIKRQIQSIKQNNSALKEKLDVGVDNFRVPEVNQKFNTRWTTEEQLLAVQAIRKYGRDFQAISDVIGNKSVVQVKNFFVNYRRRFNLDEVLQEWEAEHGMEGAAKGGEEKMDTSPSPTEDGATNPVPPEDQKEESSLVEAQQPLAS